From Longimicrobium sp.:
TCCGTCGTCTCCTCCTCCACCTCGATGCGCGACACGCCGGCGCCCAGCTTCACCGTGCGGAACCACTGCGTGCCATCGGGCGTCTTCACGCGCCGCACCCGCTCCGCCAGCCGCTCGCCGGGAAGGTACCCCTGCTCGATCTGGCGCGGCTCCGCGTGCAGCCCATCCAGCGCGGGCATCTTGCGGAGCAGGTACTTGCGTTCGATCTCGCGCGCGGGTCCGGCGCCCTCCAGCGCGTCCGCCAGGGCGCGCACCCGGCCGGGGAGGTCCGCCGCCGCGCCGTGCAGCCATCGCTCGCGCAGCGCGGAGAAGTGCTCGGCCCGCTCCTCCGAAAGGCGCCGCTGCAGGGCGCGCGATCCCGCCTCCTCCTCGCCCTCCGCCTCCTCCACCGCCGCGGACACCTCGCCGAGCAGGACGTGCGCGTCGTGCATCTCGCCCAGGAGCGCCTGGAGCCCCTTGAGCTCCTTGATCATCTCCTTGGCGCCGGGCACCAGGCCGAGCACCGGCTCCAGCAGGTAGCGGATGCGCTTGGCGGCGATGCGCGAGCGGTGCGCCTCGTCCTGCCGCGACTCGTCCAGCACCCCCTCCAGCTCCAGCTCCAGCGCGTCGGCCTCGGTGCGGAGCCGCGCGGCGAGCTCGGCGCGGAAGGGCGTCTCGCCGGGCGACTCGCCCGGCGTGAGCTCGGTGCAGAAGCGGCGGAGGCGGCGCGCCAGCCGCTCGTGCTCGGCCGGGAAGGCGGCGGAGGCGTTCCGAAGCTGCTCCGCCGCGGCCTCGGCCCGCTCGCGGGAGCGCTCCAGCGCGTCGCGCAGCCCCACCCTTTCCGCGCCGCGCGCCTTCTTGAGCCGCGTGGTGAGCCACTCGTTCTGCACCTGCGCGTCGCGCGCGTCGCCGGTGGCGTGGGCCAGCTCGCGCAGCGTGCGCCGGTCCTTGCCCCGCACCACGTCGCCCGGCAGGTCGCGGTAGGCGCGGAGGGTGCTCCGCAGCCGGCGCAGCGCCACGCGAAAGTCGTGGAGCGCCTCCGTCTCCGCCGGGTCGGCGAGGCGGGCGTGGGCGGCGGCCGCCTCTTCCAGCACGCCCAGCGCGATCCAGCGGACGGCCATCTCCGCCGGCAGGTCGAGCAGCGTGGAGCGTTCGGTCACCGTGCGCGCTCCAGCTTGCGGAGCTGCCCCGGCGTCAGCGACCAGAGGAGGGTCGCGTTGCCGGCGGCGGGCGGGTCGTCGAACTCCAGGAGGCAGGCGGCCCCCTTCTTCAGCTCCACGAAGCTCTGGTGGCGCCCCGTCAGCAGCCACCCCAGCAGGCAGCCGAGCCCCGGCTCGTGCCCCACGATCGCCACCACGGCGTCCGGTCCGTGCCCGCGCAGCCAGGGGAGGAGGTCGTCCGCCCCGCGCTCGGGCGACAGCTCGGTCACGATCTCCATCGCCATGTCGCCGTACTCCCGCGCCACGATGACGGCGGTGTCGTGCGCCCGCACCAGCGGCGAGGTGGCCAGCGCGTCGATGCGGGGGACCAGCGCCCGCAGCCCGGCGGCGCCGCGCTTCATCCTCCGCTTTCCCTCCCCCGTCAGCGGGCGCTCGGCGTCGGGGTGCCCGGCGAGGGCCCAGTGGTCGCGGTCTTCGGCGATGGCGTGGCGGATGATGAGGAGTTGCATCGTGGAGGCCGGTAGGGAAGTGCGTTAGTGCGTCAGTGCGTTAGTGCGCTAGGGGATGAGCGGGTTGTGAACGCACTCACGCACTAACGCACTCACGCACCCTACGCAAAACCCCCGCCCCGCGCCCACGCCCGCCCCCGCTTGCCCCCGCCCCGCCGCCGGTGCTACGTATACGCCTGTTCCCCGCCCCGGGGTCCCGCGTCACCCTTTCGCCGCCATCCCGACGTATGAAACGCAGAGCTTCGCTTTTTCTGACCGCGCTCTGGCTGGGCGCGGTTCCCGCCGTGGCCCAGGAGGGCCGCCGGGCGATCACGGTGGCCGATTTCGACCAGTGGCGGTCGGTGCACGGCGCCACCCTTTCGCGCGACGGGCGCTGGGCGGTGTACACCCTGGTGC
This genomic window contains:
- a CDS encoding histidine phosphatase family protein: MQLLIIRHAIAEDRDHWALAGHPDAERPLTGEGKRRMKRGAAGLRALVPRIDALATSPLVRAHDTAVIVAREYGDMAMEIVTELSPERGADDLLPWLRGHGPDAVVAIVGHEPGLGCLLGWLLTGRHQSFVELKKGAACLLEFDDPPAAGNATLLWSLTPGQLRKLERAR
- a CDS encoding CHAD domain-containing protein; translation: MTERSTLLDLPAEMAVRWIALGVLEEAAAAHARLADPAETEALHDFRVALRRLRSTLRAYRDLPGDVVRGKDRRTLRELAHATGDARDAQVQNEWLTTRLKKARGAERVGLRDALERSRERAEAAAEQLRNASAAFPAEHERLARRLRRFCTELTPGESPGETPFRAELAARLRTEADALELELEGVLDESRQDEAHRSRIAAKRIRYLLEPVLGLVPGAKEMIKELKGLQALLGEMHDAHVLLGEVSAAVEEAEGEEEAGSRALQRRLSEERAEHFSALRERWLHGAAADLPGRVRALADALEGAGPAREIERKYLLRKMPALDGLHAEPRQIEQGYLPGERLAERVRRVKTPDGTQWFRTVKLGAGVSRIEVEEETTERIFRALWRLTKGRRVRKRRYAVKDGDLVWEIDHFRDRRLVLAEVELPAEDTPVEVPDWLRAVLVREVTGDPAYVNLNLAR